In Pseudobacter ginsenosidimutans, the following are encoded in one genomic region:
- the priA gene encoding replication restart helicase PriA, with the protein MFAEVIIPLALPRNYTWSVPERFREQVRPGVRVEVVLGKNKKYAGVIRTLHDEMPQAFEPKEILNVLDVEPIVYPQQLQLWHWIAQYYMCSEGEVMAAALPSHFKLSSETTIVFNEEYGEDFMQLDHDEFLVAEALLIKKELKVPEVQQVLDSSHVYPVIKRLIEKKVCSVWEALKETYAPKKETFVMLNTAYDNEDALADLLNEDKKLQRAEKQMELLLSYLHLQKTQGEVTKSELLKKSGASDAQLKGLVDKNILWLEKRQIDRLLYLPRDIKIDFSLTPAQEEAYEKVKQSFEQKPVTLLHGVTASGKTQVYIRLIENAIRQGKQVLYLLPEIALTSQIIRRLQKHFGGYIGIYHSKFNQNERIEIWNKVKTGELKVVLGARSSIFLPFTDLGLIVIDEEHDPSFKQQEPAPRYNARDAAIYYASLFKAKVLLGSATPSVESYYNAQQQKYGFVELAERFGGVKMPTIELVDIKKIPKLNKEKVILTPDLKAAIQRSLDAGKQVILFQNRRGYSPYQVCQTCGWIPHCKFCDVSLNFHKNTNKLHCHYCGTVYPIVYTCQACGNHHFLQQNFGTEKIEEHVEEQLPGVKVARMDVDSVRGKTAHDNLIQQFEQQRIQVLVGTQMVVKGLDFENVNLVGVLDADSLLSFADFRVNERAFQLMEQVSGRAGRKDGEGHVMIQVAQMAHPVLHYVQQHNYPAFFNTEIEARRQFFYPPFSRIILLTFRNKSKELVDGAARQLAEYLKPQYGQYMIGPAEPVVNRIRNQYLMELMFKLPKDSALIQQCKQQIQDQIAVLHYDKRFRSVVIIPDVDTQ; encoded by the coding sequence TTGTTTGCTGAAGTTATCATACCATTGGCCTTACCCAGGAACTATACCTGGAGCGTACCTGAACGGTTCCGTGAACAGGTTCGGCCCGGCGTTCGTGTGGAAGTGGTGCTGGGTAAGAACAAGAAATATGCAGGCGTGATCCGCACGCTGCATGATGAAATGCCACAGGCTTTCGAGCCCAAGGAAATACTCAATGTGCTGGATGTGGAGCCCATCGTTTATCCCCAACAGTTACAGCTCTGGCATTGGATCGCCCAGTATTATATGTGCTCCGAAGGAGAAGTGATGGCCGCCGCACTGCCTTCGCATTTCAAACTCAGCAGCGAAACCACCATCGTATTCAATGAAGAATATGGAGAAGATTTCATGCAGCTGGACCATGATGAATTCCTGGTGGCGGAAGCCCTGCTCATCAAAAAAGAACTCAAGGTTCCTGAAGTACAGCAGGTGCTGGATTCATCACATGTATATCCCGTTATCAAGAGGCTGATCGAAAAAAAGGTCTGCTCGGTTTGGGAGGCATTGAAAGAAACCTATGCTCCCAAGAAAGAAACTTTCGTAATGCTGAACACAGCTTACGATAACGAGGATGCGCTGGCCGATCTGCTGAATGAAGACAAAAAACTGCAACGTGCCGAAAAACAAATGGAGCTGCTGCTCAGCTATCTTCACCTGCAGAAAACACAGGGCGAAGTAACCAAATCGGAACTGCTGAAAAAAAGCGGGGCTTCCGATGCGCAGCTCAAAGGGCTTGTTGACAAGAATATACTCTGGCTGGAAAAACGCCAGATAGACAGGCTGCTCTATCTTCCACGAGATATCAAAATAGACTTCTCACTTACTCCGGCACAGGAAGAAGCTTATGAAAAAGTGAAACAAAGCTTCGAACAAAAACCAGTGACCCTGCTGCATGGTGTAACGGCCAGCGGAAAAACGCAGGTGTATATCAGGCTGATCGAAAATGCCATCCGCCAGGGCAAGCAGGTCCTCTATTTGCTTCCCGAGATCGCACTCACGAGCCAGATCATCCGCAGATTGCAGAAACATTTCGGCGGCTATATCGGGATCTATCACTCCAAGTTCAACCAGAACGAGCGGATAGAAATATGGAATAAGGTAAAGACCGGAGAATTGAAAGTGGTTCTCGGCGCCCGTTCATCCATCTTCCTTCCCTTCACAGATCTCGGATTGATAGTGATAGATGAAGAACATGATCCCAGTTTCAAACAACAGGAACCTGCGCCGCGATACAATGCGCGTGATGCAGCGATATATTATGCCTCCCTCTTCAAAGCAAAAGTACTGCTGGGAAGCGCCACACCTTCCGTGGAAAGTTATTACAATGCGCAGCAACAGAAATACGGTTTCGTAGAACTGGCAGAACGTTTCGGTGGAGTGAAGATGCCTACCATTGAATTGGTGGACATCAAGAAAATACCAAAACTGAACAAAGAGAAAGTGATCCTCACGCCCGACCTCAAGGCGGCCATTCAACGGTCGCTGGACGCAGGCAAACAGGTGATCCTGTTCCAGAACCGGCGCGGTTACAGTCCTTACCAGGTTTGCCAGACCTGTGGCTGGATACCGCATTGCAAGTTCTGCGATGTAAGCCTCAATTTCCATAAGAACACCAATAAACTGCATTGCCATTATTGCGGCACCGTGTATCCGATCGTCTACACCTGCCAGGCATGCGGCAATCACCATTTCCTGCAACAGAATTTTGGTACGGAAAAGATCGAAGAGCATGTGGAAGAGCAACTGCCCGGCGTGAAAGTGGCGCGGATGGATGTTGACAGTGTGCGCGGCAAGACTGCCCACGATAACCTCATCCAGCAATTTGAGCAACAGCGCATACAGGTACTCGTTGGAACACAGATGGTGGTGAAAGGACTTGATTTCGAGAATGTGAATCTTGTTGGCGTGCTGGATGCTGACAGTCTCCTGAGCTTTGCTGACTTTCGCGTGAATGAACGCGCATTTCAACTAATGGAACAGGTGAGCGGAAGGGCAGGACGGAAAGACGGAGAAGGCCATGTAATGATCCAGGTGGCACAGATGGCGCATCCTGTTTTGCATTATGTGCAACAGCACAATTATCCTGCATTCTTCAATACAGAGATCGAAGCGAGAAGACAATTCTTTTATCCGCCTTTCTCGCGCATCATCTTACTTACATTCCGCAACAAATCGAAAGAGCTGGTGGACGGTGCTGCCAGGCAACTGGCCGAATATTTGAAACCGCAATACGGGCAATACATGATAGGTCCGGCAGAGCCGGTTGTGAACCGTATACGCAATCAATACCTCATGGAGCTGATGTTCAAACTACCGAAAGATTCAGCCCTGATCCAGCAGTGCAAACAACAGATACAGGACCAGATAGCAGTATTGCATTACGACAAACGATTCCGCAGCGTGGTGATCATTCCCGATGTGGACACGCAGTAA
- a CDS encoding sensor histidine kinase: MRQVIEFFEKLLDTSDWPPRWHCGNWTDFHGWLFIISDLLVWSAYFAIPLIIIRYISRRQDARFFRLYFFFAGFILACGATHLIDAVTFWFPVYRLNALFRFCTGVFSWITVIYLIKLLPKAFALRTNSQLEAEVDQRKKAEEKFRNLLEAAPDSMVIMDDTGTIQLVNAQTEKMFGYKREQMITNNVEMLMISRFERLLHIGRELSGGTNKPGPMVERVECFGKRVDGTEFPIEISLSPMKSEEGLILTAAIRDLSEKKRLEMEIREAHSSLERKVKQRTAELEVKNRELETFAYVASHDLQEPLRTTTSFVDLLRKRYYGQLDSNADQVLDYISQSSDRMKVLIHNLLDYSRLGKEKELVTLCCNELLQDVLHDLDQSIRETNASVQSEPLPQITGYKTEMKQLFQNLVSNSIKFRKNNSDPVIMVKAEKDNGSWIFSFKDNGIGINTAFHEKIFVLFKRLHKRSDYEGTGIGLAYCKKIVELHGGKIWVESVPDEGCTFFFTISETQRL, translated from the coding sequence ATGCGGCAGGTAATCGAATTCTTTGAAAAACTATTGGATACATCAGACTGGCCACCACGCTGGCATTGCGGAAACTGGACGGACTTTCATGGCTGGTTATTCATTATCAGTGATCTTTTGGTATGGTCTGCGTATTTCGCAATACCGCTGATCATTATACGCTATATTTCCCGGCGGCAGGATGCGCGGTTCTTCAGGCTCTATTTTTTCTTTGCAGGATTTATCCTGGCCTGTGGCGCCACACACCTGATCGATGCCGTTACCTTCTGGTTCCCGGTTTACAGGTTGAATGCCCTGTTCCGCTTTTGCACCGGGGTATTCAGCTGGATCACGGTGATCTACCTGATCAAACTGTTGCCAAAGGCTTTTGCGTTGCGGACCAATTCGCAACTGGAAGCAGAAGTGGATCAACGGAAAAAAGCAGAGGAGAAATTCCGTAATCTGCTGGAAGCTGCGCCCGACAGTATGGTGATCATGGACGATACCGGCACCATTCAACTGGTGAATGCTCAAACCGAAAAAATGTTCGGTTACAAAAGAGAGCAAATGATCACCAACAATGTGGAAATGCTGATGATCTCCAGGTTTGAGCGGCTGCTCCATATCGGTCGCGAATTGTCGGGAGGCACCAATAAGCCAGGCCCGATGGTGGAAAGAGTGGAGTGTTTTGGTAAAAGGGTAGACGGCACCGAATTTCCCATCGAGATCAGTTTAAGCCCTATGAAATCTGAAGAAGGTCTGATACTGACAGCGGCCATCCGCGACCTGTCTGAAAAGAAAAGACTGGAAATGGAGATCCGCGAAGCCCATAGTTCCCTGGAAAGGAAAGTAAAACAGAGAACGGCAGAGCTGGAAGTAAAAAACCGCGAGTTGGAAACGTTTGCTTACGTAGCTTCGCATGACCTGCAGGAGCCGTTGAGGACAACCACCAGTTTTGTGGACCTTCTTCGTAAGCGGTACTACGGGCAGCTGGACAGCAATGCGGATCAGGTACTGGATTATATTTCGCAGTCGTCTGACCGCATGAAGGTACTGATCCATAACCTGCTCGACTATTCGAGGCTTGGTAAGGAAAAAGAGCTGGTGACCCTATGCTGCAACGAACTGTTGCAGGATGTGCTGCACGATCTGGACCAGAGTATCCGCGAAACCAACGCATCGGTTCAATCCGAGCCGTTGCCGCAGATAACAGGTTACAAAACAGAAATGAAACAACTGTTCCAGAACCTTGTGAGCAACTCGATCAAATTCAGAAAAAACAACAGCGATCCTGTAATTATGGTGAAAGCTGAAAAAGATAACGGATCCTGGATCTTTTCATTCAAAGACAATGGCATAGGCATCAATACAGCCTTTCATGAGAAGATCTTCGTGCTGTTCAAAAGACTGCATAAAAGATCGGATTACGAAGGAACAGGTATCGGCCTTGCCTACTGCAAAAAAATTGTAGAGCTACACGGAGGTAAGATCTGGGTGGAATCTGTGCCTGATGAAGGCTGCACCTTTTTCTTCACCATCTCCGAAACACAGAGATTATGA
- a CDS encoding YdcF family protein — protein sequence MFMIVRLLKRCFSLIFLWMLVHCTWAAIVGLQDFKTQADVAIVLGNEAYSDGSLSPWLKGRVDAALRLYRNQQVKKIMVSGGIGESGYPEGDAMRNYLVEQGVPAKDIFTDNKGDNSYLTARNFITLDQQEHFRSAVVVSSWFHVLRCRYIVRKLGFENVATDHSRAYFWKDIVGLIREFPAYYKYMLVY from the coding sequence ATGTTCATGATAGTAAGATTACTCAAACGCTGTTTCTCTTTGATTTTTCTCTGGATGCTGGTGCATTGTACCTGGGCTGCTATTGTGGGGCTGCAGGACTTCAAGACCCAGGCCGATGTGGCCATCGTGCTCGGCAATGAAGCCTACAGCGATGGCAGCCTGAGCCCCTGGCTGAAAGGAAGGGTGGATGCTGCGCTTAGGCTTTACCGTAACCAGCAGGTAAAAAAGATCATGGTGAGTGGAGGAATAGGAGAGTCCGGTTATCCCGAAGGCGATGCCATGCGCAATTATTTAGTGGAGCAGGGCGTACCGGCAAAAGATATTTTCACTGATAATAAAGGCGACAACAGTTATCTCACTGCCAGGAATTTCATAACGCTGGACCAGCAGGAACATTTTCGGTCAGCCGTGGTGGTGAGTAGCTGGTTCCATGTGCTGCGATGCAGGTATATTGTAAGGAAACTCGGATTTGAAAATGTAGCTACAGATCACTCCCGCGCTTATTTCTGGAAAGATATTGTCGGACTAATCCGGGAATTCCCGGCCTACTACAAGTATATGCTTGTGTATTAA
- a CDS encoding response regulator — MINSTHLLHILIIEDSPSDFYLFNEFLRLTQLQVQTLHHANSLAEAIPIVDEYQPDLIFLDLTLPDSEGIETFKQLHQRASHIGIIVLSGLDDKQIALQTIAEGAQDYLMKGEYDEKLLSKAIQYSIERKKILQAVVENYERFNTLIKATNDTIWEWNLNNQQITWNEGITTTFGYPASKVKPTTSWHHKNIHPDDRERVLDRIARCLSDGLDQWEDEYRYLTADGQYKFVYDRGYILRRDQKPYGMIGAMLDITERKRKQEEQIETQKLITRITIQTQEQERREIGLELHDNINQILATAKLCVDMAINEDDISKELLYKSYDSISRAINEIRSLSKNLVPPSLGDIGLKEALLEMIENMTVSPGLRIKIKANDPHVESLSNNKKLIIYRIVQEQVNNIVKHARASLAEIELKTDQHSTHLVIKDNGIGFEPRKKGKGIGLHNILSRVEMQNGNMEIISSPGAGCTLKIVMPL; from the coding sequence ATGATCAATTCTACGCACCTGCTTCACATCCTCATTATTGAAGATAGTCCGAGCGACTTTTACCTATTCAATGAGTTCCTGAGATTAACACAATTACAAGTTCAGACACTGCATCACGCCAATTCACTGGCAGAAGCCATTCCTATTGTGGACGAATATCAGCCAGACCTTATCTTCCTGGATTTGACGCTGCCAGACAGTGAGGGCATCGAAACCTTCAAACAATTGCACCAGCGCGCTTCCCATATCGGTATCATCGTACTGAGCGGGCTGGATGATAAACAGATTGCGCTGCAAACCATCGCGGAAGGCGCGCAGGATTACCTCATGAAAGGCGAGTACGATGAAAAGCTCCTCTCCAAGGCAATCCAGTACAGTATCGAAAGAAAAAAGATCCTGCAGGCCGTGGTAGAAAATTATGAACGATTCAATACGCTCATCAAAGCCACCAACGATACCATCTGGGAATGGAACCTCAATAACCAGCAGATCACCTGGAATGAAGGCATTACCACTACTTTCGGTTACCCGGCATCGAAAGTAAAGCCAACCACATCCTGGCACCATAAGAATATCCATCCGGACGACCGCGAAAGGGTACTGGACCGCATCGCACGCTGCCTCAGTGATGGGCTTGACCAATGGGAAGATGAATACCGTTATCTCACGGCAGACGGGCAATACAAATTCGTGTATGACCGTGGGTACATCCTTCGCCGCGACCAGAAGCCTTACGGTATGATCGGCGCGATGCTGGATATCACAGAGCGGAAAAGAAAACAGGAAGAACAGATCGAAACACAGAAGCTGATCACCCGCATCACCATACAAACACAGGAACAGGAAAGAAGGGAGATCGGCCTGGAGCTGCACGACAATATCAATCAGATCCTTGCTACTGCCAAACTTTGCGTGGACATGGCCATCAATGAGGATGATATCAGCAAGGAGCTGCTCTATAAAAGTTACGACAGCATCTCCAGGGCCATCAACGAGATCCGTTCTCTTTCCAAGAACCTTGTACCTCCTTCCCTGGGCGATATCGGTCTGAAGGAAGCACTGCTTGAAATGATCGAGAATATGACTGTTTCACCAGGTCTCAGGATCAAGATCAAAGCCAACGACCCGCATGTGGAGAGTTTGAGCAATAACAAAAAGCTCATCATCTACAGGATCGTGCAGGAACAGGTGAACAATATCGTTAAGCACGCAAGGGCCAGCCTGGCGGAGATAGAGCTGAAAACAGATCAGCATTCTACACATCTCGTCATTAAAGACAATGGGATCGGATTTGAGCCGCGGAAAAAAGGCAAAGGTATTGGCTTGCATAATATCCTCAGCCGCGTGGAAATGCAGAACGGCAATATGGAGATCATCAGCAGTCCCGGAGCCGGATGCACCCTGAAGATCGTGATGCCGCTCTGA
- a CDS encoding NAD(P)H-binding protein gives MHTQTAVVLGATGMVGGLLVQQLLQNDLFSAVRILVRKPVSMQHPKLEVKQVKFDDAESFNDGLGKADSIFCCVGTTQKKVKNDKSAYRKVDYDIPVTAAQLALKNGFRKYLLVSAVGANPNSANFYLQLKGSVEEDISSLPFESTHIFRPSLLMGNRNEKRTGENIAQVVMPLISWTMIGPLRKFRPITGEKVARSMMNAALSPLTGLHVYQYDQMK, from the coding sequence ATGCACACACAAACAGCGGTCGTATTAGGCGCCACAGGCATGGTAGGCGGATTATTGGTGCAGCAGTTGCTGCAGAATGATCTGTTCAGCGCCGTTCGTATCCTTGTAAGGAAGCCTGTTTCCATGCAGCATCCCAAGCTGGAAGTGAAACAGGTGAAATTCGATGATGCTGAAAGCTTCAATGATGGCCTCGGCAAAGCCGATTCCATTTTCTGCTGCGTGGGCACTACACAGAAAAAAGTGAAAAACGATAAGTCCGCATACCGGAAAGTGGATTATGATATTCCTGTAACGGCTGCACAGCTGGCACTGAAGAACGGTTTCAGAAAATACCTGCTTGTATCGGCCGTTGGCGCCAATCCCAATTCAGCCAATTTCTATTTACAACTCAAAGGTTCAGTGGAAGAGGATATCAGTTCTTTACCATTCGAGAGTACGCATATCTTCCGGCCTTCACTGCTGATGGGCAATCGAAATGAAAAAAGGACAGGCGAGAATATCGCACAGGTGGTGATGCCACTCATCTCCTGGACCATGATCGGTCCCCTGCGTAAATTCAGGCCCATCACCGGCGAAAAAGTGGCCAGGTCCATGATGAACGCAGCCCTCTCTCCCCTTACGGGCCTGCACGTTTACCAATATGATCAGATGAAATGA
- a CDS encoding response regulator — protein MKRKLNCILLIDDDEPTNFLNKMIIDEASCAETVQVEQSATDALDYLTAEPVEKDGAASPDLIFLDINMPAMDGWEFLDEYKKLTPDQKARVVVVMLTTSYNPEDEVKAKNHNMIAAFRNKPLTTEMLMDVLQEYFPEKF, from the coding sequence ATGAAACGTAAATTAAACTGCATCCTACTTATCGATGATGACGAGCCCACTAATTTTCTGAACAAGATGATCATCGATGAAGCCAGTTGCGCTGAGACCGTTCAGGTTGAACAAAGCGCAACTGACGCCCTCGACTACCTTACTGCAGAACCTGTTGAGAAAGATGGAGCGGCATCACCCGACCTGATCTTTCTCGATATCAATATGCCGGCCATGGATGGCTGGGAGTTCCTGGATGAATACAAGAAGCTCACGCCAGACCAGAAAGCCCGGGTTGTAGTGGTGATGCTCACTACCTCTTACAATCCTGAAGATGAAGTGAAAGCCAAAAATCATAATATGATCGCGGCGTTCAGGAATAAGCCACTGACAACAGAAATGCTGATGGATGTACTGCAGGAGTATTTCCCTGAAAAATTCTGA
- a CDS encoding lysophospholipid acyltransferase family protein — MKYLLLPIKGLYFLYAAICFVVLMLLVFPIVIVASFFGKISGGNFIYRCCQFWADAWFLLTGIIHRNIFQFPHDKKQQYIFVANHISYLDIPVIVKTIRQPIRILGKAEMSKVPVFGFIYRNAAVTVDRSSAEGRAKSVRVLKSVIRKGISIFIFPEGTFNESHEPLRGFYDGAFRIAIETQTPIKPVLFLDTYARQHYKSIFSLNPGKSRSVFLEPVPVEGLTTKDVQALKEKVYNLMADALRKYNAAWIHEVPQLPASGE; from the coding sequence ATGAAGTATCTTTTATTACCCATTAAAGGCCTCTACTTCCTCTATGCCGCGATCTGTTTCGTTGTGCTGATGCTACTGGTTTTCCCCATAGTGATCGTAGCATCCTTTTTCGGAAAGATCAGCGGAGGCAATTTCATCTACCGCTGCTGCCAGTTCTGGGCAGACGCCTGGTTCCTCCTCACCGGGATCATTCACCGGAATATCTTCCAGTTCCCGCATGATAAAAAACAACAATATATTTTTGTTGCCAATCATATTTCCTACCTGGACATCCCCGTGATCGTAAAAACCATCCGGCAGCCCATCCGCATTCTTGGCAAAGCCGAAATGAGCAAAGTGCCGGTATTCGGTTTCATTTACCGGAATGCTGCCGTAACGGTTGACAGGTCCAGCGCCGAAGGCCGCGCCAAAAGTGTGCGTGTGCTTAAATCAGTTATCAGAAAAGGGATTTCCATTTTTATATTCCCCGAAGGCACATTCAATGAATCGCATGAACCACTTCGTGGTTTTTATGATGGCGCCTTCCGCATCGCCATCGAAACGCAAACACCCATCAAACCGGTTCTCTTCCTGGATACCTACGCCAGGCAACACTATAAAAGTATTTTCTCACTGAACCCGGGAAAGAGCCGCAGCGTTTTTCTTGAACCCGTTCCGGTGGAAGGGCTTACTACCAAAGACGTGCAGGCACTGAAAGAAAAAGTGTACAACCTCATGGCTGACGCACTCCGGAAATATAATGCAGCATGGATTCACGAAGTGCCGCAGTTGCCCGCATCCGGCGAATGA
- the mtaB gene encoding tRNA (N(6)-L-threonylcarbamoyladenosine(37)-C(2))-methylthiotransferase MtaB: protein METKRTVAFHTLGCKLNFSETSTLARMLEQDGFEKRAFEDLADVYVINTCSVTENADKECRHLVRRIQRKAPQSLVVITGCYAQLKPKEIADIPGVDLVLGAAEKFNITQHLKELTKGNSALICSCDIEDVSGFNASYSSNDRTRTFMKVQDGCDYNCSFCTIPMARGKSRSDNVDNVVKHATRLATEGVKEIVLTGVNLGDFGKGADGNKKHEENFFDLVKALDQVEGIQRYRISSIEPNLLTNEIIEHVANSNKFMPHFHIPLQSGSNKILGLMRRRYKRELYADRVQLIKTLMPHCAIGVDVIVGFPGETEADFKETFDFLHSLDISYLHVFTYSERDNTKALEITPVVPIEVRHERNKSLRNLSYMKMQYFTQLHAGQTRKVLFEMFDKNGMMEGYTDNYIKVTTPHRAEWANQVVEWKL from the coding sequence ATGGAAACAAAAAGAACAGTAGCGTTTCATACCCTCGGTTGTAAACTCAATTTCTCGGAAACCTCTACCCTGGCGCGTATGCTGGAACAGGATGGCTTCGAGAAACGTGCGTTTGAAGACCTGGCGGACGTGTACGTGATCAATACCTGTTCTGTTACCGAGAATGCCGATAAGGAATGCCGTCACCTTGTACGCCGCATCCAGCGCAAGGCCCCGCAAAGCCTGGTGGTGATCACCGGTTGCTATGCACAGCTGAAGCCCAAAGAGATCGCCGATATCCCGGGGGTAGACCTGGTACTTGGCGCCGCCGAGAAATTCAATATCACTCAACACCTGAAAGAACTTACCAAAGGGAATTCCGCCCTGATCTGCAGCTGCGATATCGAAGATGTGAGCGGATTCAACGCTTCCTATTCAAGCAACGACCGCACCCGTACTTTCATGAAAGTGCAGGACGGCTGTGATTACAACTGCTCTTTTTGCACCATTCCCATGGCCCGCGGCAAAAGCCGGAGCGATAATGTTGACAATGTAGTGAAACACGCCACCCGCCTGGCAACCGAAGGGGTAAAAGAGATAGTACTGACAGGTGTGAACCTGGGCGATTTCGGCAAAGGCGCCGATGGCAACAAAAAACATGAAGAGAATTTCTTCGACCTGGTGAAAGCGCTTGACCAGGTGGAAGGTATTCAACGCTATCGTATCTCCAGCATCGAGCCCAACCTGCTTACCAACGAGATCATCGAACATGTTGCCAACAGCAATAAGTTCATGCCTCATTTCCATATTCCGCTCCAGAGTGGCAGCAATAAGATCCTCGGACTGATGCGCCGCCGCTACAAAAGGGAATTGTATGCAGACCGCGTACAACTGATCAAGACCCTGATGCCGCATTGCGCCATCGGAGTTGACGTGATCGTTGGCTTCCCCGGCGAAACTGAAGCGGATTTCAAAGAAACATTCGACTTCCTCCATTCACTTGACATATCTTACCTCCACGTATTCACGTATTCAGAGAGAGACAATACCAAAGCGCTGGAAATTACACCGGTAGTGCCCATCGAAGTAAGGCACGAACGCAACAAGAGCCTGCGCAATCTCTCCTACATGAAAATGCAGTATTTCACCCAACTTCATGCCGGACAAACACGTAAAGTATTATTCGAGATGTTCGACAAGAACGGCATGATGGAAGGATACACAGACAACTACATAAAAGTGACCACACCCCACCGCGCCGAATGGGCCAACCAGGTGGTGGAATGGAAATTGTAA
- a CDS encoding DUF4258 domain-containing protein, giving the protein MKPGKNKYLIAVVVFIAVLITTFIRNNNGKQEKEKNRQEQRDNRTDNKRDNDPARRDPSKPPSDEPNRREGFNRRTEKLIFTKHARCRMGCRHIDEAEVRDILLNGRINDRKSEPAARPDPKYALEGKTKDGQEVRIIFAPSDRGMVVITVIDLDTEWPCDCK; this is encoded by the coding sequence ATGAAGCCCGGAAAAAACAAATATCTGATCGCTGTGGTTGTATTCATTGCTGTACTGATAACCACTTTTATCAGGAATAATAATGGGAAACAGGAAAAAGAGAAAAATAGACAAGAGCAGCGCGATAATCGTACTGATAACAAGCGGGATAATGATCCCGCCCGCCGGGATCCCTCCAAACCACCCAGCGATGAGCCCAATCGCAGGGAAGGATTCAACCGCCGCACCGAAAAGCTCATCTTCACCAAACATGCCCGCTGCCGCATGGGCTGCCGCCATATAGATGAAGCCGAAGTGCGCGATATACTCCTCAATGGCCGCATCAATGATCGCAAAAGCGAACCCGCCGCCCGCCCGGATCCCAAATATGCACTCGAAGGCAAAACGAAGGACGGTCAGGAAGTGCGGATCATCTTCGCACCCAGCGATCGTGGAATGGTGGTGATCACCGTGATCGATCTCGATACCGAATGGCCCTGCGATTGTAAATAA
- a CDS encoding NAD(P)H-dependent flavin oxidoreductase, whose product MKWHNKVTSLLNITYPVVQAPMLGITTPEMVAAVSEAGGLGSLPVGGLSADQTRELVRAVKALTSKPFAVNLFAHSIPSSIDTAAFTAMQQFLTTFAAANDITYVPPVQEMLRFHTYHDQIDILLSEQIPSVSFTFGIPEDEYIAALKNRGARLIGTATCVEEALLLDNKFVDVITAQGAEAGGHRGTFITEGTPPMIGTMSLVPQIVDATRRPVLAAGGIADGSTMMAAMMLGAQGVQVGSAFLVSNESSAPNAHKHRIQNASASDAVLTKNFSGRWARGIENKLMRAISESGLTTLPYPYQQSLTASIRSFAQQKDLTDFTTMWAGQSASKAVRKPAAAIFRTLIDQAQTSFEQIERHVQVKD is encoded by the coding sequence ATGAAATGGCATAATAAGGTCACTTCATTGCTCAATATAACTTATCCGGTGGTGCAGGCTCCGATGCTGGGCATTACCACTCCTGAAATGGTTGCCGCTGTTTCTGAAGCGGGTGGACTGGGATCATTGCCTGTAGGTGGTCTTTCGGCTGACCAGACCCGGGAGTTGGTCCGCGCAGTGAAAGCACTCACCAGCAAGCCATTTGCCGTCAACCTTTTTGCGCATTCGATCCCTTCCAGTATAGATACGGCCGCTTTCACGGCTATGCAACAGTTCCTCACCACATTTGCCGCAGCCAATGATATCACGTATGTGCCACCGGTGCAGGAAATGCTCCGTTTCCATACGTATCACGATCAGATCGATATCCTGCTCAGCGAGCAGATCCCTTCAGTCAGTTTTACTTTCGGCATTCCTGAGGACGAGTATATCGCGGCACTCAAGAACCGTGGCGCACGCCTGATCGGCACAGCCACCTGCGTGGAGGAGGCCTTGTTGCTCGATAATAAATTTGTGGATGTGATCACTGCGCAGGGCGCAGAAGCCGGTGGCCACCGGGGCACTTTCATTACGGAGGGAACTCCTCCTATGATCGGCACCATGAGCCTGGTTCCTCAGATCGTGGATGCAACACGCCGTCCTGTTCTTGCTGCGGGGGGTATTGCAGATGGCAGCACCATGATGGCTGCCATGATGCTCGGCGCACAGGGCGTTCAGGTGGGCAGCGCCTTTCTCGTCAGCAATGAAAGCTCTGCACCCAATGCGCATAAGCATCGCATCCAGAATGCATCGGCCAGCGATGCAGTGCTCACAAAGAATTTCTCAGGAAGATGGGCAAGAGGGATAGAAAATAAATTGATGCGCGCCATCAGCGAATCAGGATTGACCACACTCCCCTATCCATATCAGCAAAGCCTTACTGCAAGTATCAGGAGCTTCGCACAACAGAAAGACCTGACGGATTTCACCACCATGTGGGCAGGGCAATCTGCAAGCAAGGCTGTGAGGAAACCTGCGGCTGCGATCTTCAGGACCTTGATAGATCAGGCCCAGACTTCGTTTGAGCAGATAGAGCGGCATGTGCAGGTGAAGGATTAG